The Methylorubrum populi genome contains a region encoding:
- a CDS encoding cellulose biosynthesis cyclic di-GMP-binding regulatory protein BcsB — translation MTAPRPFSRTGGIGRAVLALTLACALTGSPSARAQSFLGTGPAERLTVPPTGDALRKQAPAPTQAQPQVQARPPAPEASDAARRSPVQATIAPARRLPAGTRGFRLAGEEDTLQYPVYLTEGQVRGAARLRVSYLSAISVAPEFSELTGLINGTKVGWTRIQAPGAVKVVEFAIPEGTLKAGYNAVTLTASQRHRVDCSTGATYELWTQIDPSRSGLVVPPAPDLDLKALAALEPDESGALPVGVLLNEKPTLPRLERMIGAVQAVALVGRLARPTVGFGPPLAGRNGVNLVVGTAAEIRGTDGIEDLGPITGPRLALLPPRGSRAPTLVVTGLGPDDVRAATAQLAATGDAGGTERGAALAPLIRGYEVQGGERLELERLGVATREFSGRLLRTRIELRFPADFVPADYGKAMLHLAGGYAAGLASSAQIVVDINGRNAASVPLPYARGEVFDDNAIPLPLSLWRPGLNSVEISAQLPNASDKVCDTLSPAARQPRFLFLDRTRLEIPALARAVRTPDLAAVKAGAVPFAAPGPRPRLVLPVADRETADAAATLAARLAIAAKRVIDFELAPDAGRAEGGANLVVAPARALNPVTIQTVGLDPDEIRRVWEGRAETVATPGQFGAEGVLTLDRLRRNLPMRCALPPAAVPVSVAAAAPVAIPAPAPASVSAPAPGPARASETDEELVARWDQTLSGSAFVPTVLREGWTRLANSALRLRDGVTGLTEGPAAAVSVNPRASLIIAEGNGGTELRDSTVLVTAPNASMLKASVSCLVDPVVWTRLVGRAAFLDASDGTLTTVEPDHVALIETRSWSLPNFRLVAAAWLSLNPAYYVGMTLMMALCLGLATTGLVRQLGRRNS, via the coding sequence ATGACGGCGCCGCGGCCTTTTTCGCGCACGGGCGGGATTGGACGCGCCGTCCTCGCCCTCACGCTCGCCTGCGCCCTGACGGGAAGCCCGTCGGCCCGGGCGCAGAGCTTCCTCGGAACCGGCCCGGCCGAGCGGCTGACGGTGCCCCCGACCGGGGACGCCCTGCGCAAGCAGGCCCCGGCTCCGACGCAAGCCCAGCCGCAAGTCCAGGCCCGCCCCCCGGCCCCCGAGGCCTCCGACGCCGCGCGCCGCTCCCCGGTCCAGGCCACCATCGCCCCGGCCCGGCGCCTGCCGGCGGGCACCCGCGGCTTCCGCCTCGCGGGGGAAGAGGACACGCTGCAATACCCCGTCTACCTCACCGAGGGTCAGGTGCGCGGCGCGGCGCGGCTGCGGGTCTCCTATCTCTCGGCGATCTCGGTGGCGCCGGAATTCTCGGAGCTCACCGGTCTGATCAACGGCACCAAGGTCGGCTGGACCCGGATCCAGGCGCCCGGCGCCGTCAAGGTCGTGGAATTCGCGATCCCCGAGGGCACCCTCAAGGCCGGCTACAACGCCGTGACCCTGACCGCGAGCCAGCGCCACCGGGTCGATTGCTCGACCGGCGCCACCTACGAACTGTGGACGCAGATCGACCCGTCCCGCTCCGGGCTCGTGGTCCCCCCGGCGCCCGACCTCGACCTCAAGGCGCTCGCCGCCCTGGAGCCCGACGAGAGCGGGGCGCTTCCCGTCGGCGTGCTGCTCAACGAAAAGCCGACCCTGCCGCGGCTGGAGCGCATGATCGGCGCCGTGCAGGCGGTGGCCCTGGTCGGGCGCCTCGCCCGGCCCACGGTCGGCTTCGGGCCGCCGCTCGCCGGCCGCAACGGCGTCAACCTCGTCGTCGGCACCGCCGCCGAGATCCGCGGCACGGACGGCATCGAGGATCTCGGCCCGATCACCGGTCCGCGCCTCGCGCTGCTGCCGCCGCGGGGCAGCCGCGCGCCGACGCTCGTCGTCACCGGCCTCGGCCCCGACGACGTCCGCGCGGCGACCGCGCAGCTCGCCGCCACGGGCGACGCCGGCGGCACGGAACGCGGCGCCGCACTCGCCCCCCTGATCCGCGGCTACGAGGTGCAGGGCGGCGAGCGGCTCGAACTGGAGCGGCTCGGGGTCGCGACCCGCGAGTTCAGCGGACGCCTGCTGCGCACCCGGATCGAGCTGCGCTTCCCCGCCGATTTCGTCCCGGCCGACTACGGCAAGGCGATGCTGCATCTGGCCGGCGGCTATGCCGCGGGGCTCGCTTCGAGCGCCCAGATCGTCGTCGACATCAACGGCCGCAACGCCGCGAGCGTGCCGCTGCCCTATGCACGGGGCGAGGTGTTCGACGACAACGCAATTCCCTTGCCCCTGAGCCTGTGGCGGCCGGGCCTGAACAGCGTCGAGATCAGCGCGCAGCTTCCGAACGCCTCGGACAAGGTCTGCGACACCCTCTCTCCGGCGGCGCGCCAGCCGCGCTTCCTCTTCCTCGACCGCACCCGCCTCGAAATCCCGGCGCTCGCCCGGGCGGTCCGCACCCCCGACCTCGCCGCGGTCAAGGCAGGGGCCGTCCCCTTCGCGGCGCCGGGCCCACGCCCGCGCCTCGTGCTGCCGGTCGCCGACCGCGAGACCGCGGATGCCGCCGCGACGCTGGCCGCCCGCCTCGCCATCGCCGCCAAGCGCGTGATCGATTTCGAACTCGCGCCCGATGCCGGTCGTGCGGAGGGTGGCGCCAACCTCGTGGTGGCGCCGGCCCGCGCCCTCAACCCGGTGACGATCCAGACGGTGGGGCTCGACCCCGACGAGATCCGCCGCGTCTGGGAGGGGCGCGCCGAGACCGTCGCGACCCCCGGCCAGTTCGGCGCCGAGGGCGTGCTGACCCTCGACCGGCTGCGCCGCAACCTGCCGATGCGTTGCGCCCTGCCCCCCGCCGCCGTGCCGGTCAGCGTGGCCGCTGCGGCCCCTGTCGCGATCCCGGCTCCCGCGCCGGCATCGGTCTCGGCGCCGGCACCGGGCCCGGCCCGCGCATCGGAGACCGACGAGGAACTCGTGGCCCGCTGGGACCAGACCCTGTCGGGCTCGGCCTTCGTGCCCACGGTCCTGCGGGAGGGCTGGACCCGGCTCGCGAACTCGGCTCTGCGGCTGCGCGACGGCGTGACGGGCCTGACGGAGGGGCCGGCGGCCGCGGTGTCGGTCAATCCCCGCGCCTCGCTGATCATCGCCGAGGGCAATGGCGGCACCGAACTGCGCGACAGCACCGTGCTCGTCACCGCGCCGAACGCCTCGATGCTCAAGGCCTCGGTGTCCTGCCTCGTCGATCCGGTGGTCTGGACCCGCCTCGTCGGACGCGCCGCCTTCCTCGACGCCTCGGACGGCACCCTGACCACGGTCGAGCCGGATCACGTCGCGCTGATCGAGACGCGCTCCTGGTCGCTGCCGAACTTCCGCCTGGTCGCGGCGGCGTGGCTTTCCCTCAATCCCGCCTACTACGTCGGCATGACCCTGATGATGGCCCTGTGCCTCGGCCTCGCCACCACCGGCCTCGTGCGCCAGCTCGGCCGGAGGAATTCCTGA
- a CDS encoding glycosyl hydrolase family 8 — MEPARAPRRPRLGAVARAFGLAVLLAALSATPAPAQQTEATTVPPATALPTPPRPETPARTDSGPALANTLGDEAAWRAYRGRFVTEQGRIVDTANGLISHSEGQGYGMLLAVAAGDRAAFERIWGWTRANLMVRSDELPAWRWAPDQRPAVSDMNNATDGDILIAWALTEAAEAWGEPSYRTAARRIAVEFGRKTILFKDPHGPVLLPAVSGFSARERTDGPLINLSYWVFPAFQRLPIVAPEYDWASLIRSGLAFLRQSRFGPGSLPTEWISAKDSLRPADGFPPLFSYNAIRVPLYLAWAGIGRPEDYAPFRTLWGGIERERLPIVDTRDGQPVEWLSEPGYTAIPAITACAADGTPFPEPLRTVQDNQNYYPTTLHLLALIAARMRYPSCMKS; from the coding sequence ATGGAACCCGCGCGCGCCCCGCGCCGCCCGCGCCTCGGCGCGGTTGCCCGCGCCTTCGGCCTCGCCGTTCTCCTGGCGGCTCTTTCGGCCACGCCCGCCCCGGCCCAGCAGACGGAGGCCACCACCGTGCCCCCTGCCACAGCCCTGCCGACCCCGCCGCGCCCCGAAACCCCGGCGCGGACCGATTCCGGCCCGGCGCTCGCCAACACGCTGGGCGACGAGGCGGCCTGGCGCGCCTATCGGGGGCGCTTCGTCACCGAGCAGGGCCGGATCGTCGACACCGCCAACGGCCTGATCAGCCACAGCGAGGGCCAGGGCTACGGCATGCTGCTCGCGGTCGCGGCCGGCGACCGGGCCGCCTTCGAGCGGATCTGGGGCTGGACCCGCGCCAACCTGATGGTGCGCTCCGACGAGTTGCCGGCCTGGCGCTGGGCACCCGACCAGCGGCCGGCAGTCTCCGACATGAACAACGCCACCGACGGCGACATCCTGATCGCCTGGGCGCTGACCGAGGCGGCGGAGGCCTGGGGCGAGCCGTCCTACCGCACCGCCGCGCGCCGCATCGCCGTCGAGTTCGGCCGCAAGACGATCCTGTTCAAGGATCCGCACGGGCCGGTGCTGCTGCCCGCCGTGTCCGGCTTCTCGGCCCGCGAGCGCACCGACGGCCCGCTGATCAACCTGTCCTACTGGGTCTTCCCCGCCTTCCAGCGGCTGCCGATCGTCGCCCCCGAATACGACTGGGCCTCGCTGATCCGCAGCGGCCTCGCCTTCCTGCGCCAATCCCGCTTCGGGCCGGGCAGCCTGCCGACCGAGTGGATCTCGGCCAAGGACAGCTTGCGCCCGGCCGATGGCTTTCCGCCGCTGTTCTCCTACAACGCGATCCGCGTACCGCTCTACCTCGCCTGGGCCGGGATCGGCCGGCCGGAGGATTACGCGCCCTTCAGGACGCTCTGGGGCGGGATCGAGCGCGAGCGCCTGCCGATCGTCGATACGCGGGACGGGCAGCCGGTCGAGTGGCTGAGCGAGCCGGGCTACACCGCGATCCCCGCGATCACCGCCTGCGCCGCGGACGGCACGCCCTTTCCCGAACCTTTAAGGACGGTGCAGGACAATCAGAACTACTATCCGACGACCCTCCACCTGCTCGCGCTGATCGCAGCCCGGATGCGCTATCCGTCATGCATGAAGTCCTGA